The following coding sequences lie in one Maribacter forsetii DSM 18668 genomic window:
- a CDS encoding Calx-beta domain-containing protein, with amino-acid sequence MFKSLLRILFFLCCVSLSAQIDLTLTQSASICSSDGSITATASGGTEPYLYSIVSGPETRGFQSSETFLALQPGDYSVEVRDATFANVSANITVTGNYVLPTLNVNITNPSCSGSSNGQVILTGSNGNHITTSAFPTYKYRIVDLSTSPQTVLQEQNSDTFTGLSEGTYTFQIEDDCQNTVSETITLTAPSITTLNSAINFIEKAACDTYEVEYAPFGRGVSPHQITVTEDATGTVFFSSSIDTSNGLSYSLGTNYNFGNGYTANIVDACGQTETKNFTYTPDIDMWSQKAYDCSGETAFFVFASLTNSSSQEKSILVPATLTLTNQTDAGDVLVYTFTDPNDLEAEIREADIQLGSTYDAILQDSCSYTMNTALTFTPVPVTTFEANVRPERGCMDGTTGMGFHVRNGGTNYGRVTILSGPASFTSEGGVVTNYSYPRVFVNPTGSSVYPEAFPPGIYEAEITDGCESGIETFEILPSQTVQHDFSLDFLQGCGNSNALIINPNVISNINNTFYTNVTITNLDTGNSVFRESIFFFTEGTPVTVPNLPAGNYQLNLEFQSGGECTSGRAFTCACEPQTRNITIPTYVSTSFDNIVGYLCTEGSGVIFAEGSNGIAPYQYEIIDSSVPSNIGRTSTDGIFTATDEGTYTVRISDSCGNSADGAFEVVPYLPNLVANCEALGTRVTLTANPVTNAIFTWIDDSGNMVQQGTSNELVFDPFDASQGGEYILQVEAPGLNCTIFDGNITVPDIPCSSSIDVSKTVETGPIYNVGNDTYTVTYRITAENTGGLTGSYDVTDTFVLGTGFSLNSATLAYGGESDGVDGSILTPFISGDQIITSESLTGLRTESWLVTAIFTLDKDLYDPTQNCTNGGGLGNQITVTGDTDTTNNTACVTVDFGNLEITKDGVYVDTDANGLTNIGDEVDYTFIVTNTGNVAVSNIIVTDTLIGGVISGPPSGDTDSDGQLDTTETWTYSATYSISQTNIDDNQVNNLASVTGEDPDSNSITETSTDPTPCSSCTPDPLCENCTLTELPRNPSFTINDSSTVEGTNNVFTITTTSSISQDITFNLAYTNISTTGTDYSGPSMITLLANTTSVSFNVTAVDDNLIEPNETFEVQISNASSSDINITDDTGLGEILDNDDTAGTGISFENDNITVDESAGTATVNVLLTGNVPGGFTLDFTTTNNSAIAPEDYTTSTGQLTFTGTNSETQPITISIIDDNLIEALENLTVDLSNLSTSLISINDNQATVNIIDNDADPSLYGVQFDTTSVEVNEDAGTVTLNVVLNTDVQDEFTVEYYTVDGSANDSMDYTGVPRNTQTLTFGGTNPNTQPIVIPIIDDIIIEDPETYNVILENISSPIVGILSDNTATVTIIDNDGDEGWPTDETIEACNTIPDAFVITSDSTCAITVDYDELVEGQDDECATEYTITRTWTITDCVGNSRTHTQVITIEDTIAPTFNETLPQDMTVECNMVPETETLTATDSCEPNIEVTFEETITNEENCVTGYTVTRTWTATDCAGNETEHTQIITVAPREPITSLPYEEEITIICGDDIPEAPEMIFIGGCGNFEVVYNEETQTTEDSDDYLIIRTWNVTDSCGNTASFEQIIFVLQPQLQEITINICIEEEPIDLLNYLPEGFDSNGTFMILEGDVVLEGNYFDPMDHELGEYKIAYSSTEGICKYYVDFTIIVDTECVPCNRGDIEISRAVTANGDSINDFFEIKVVENCALSFDVMIFNRWGVKIFEVKDYQNDWGGESPNGSFGKSEILPTGTYYYIINATDKSTDTKLEPFSGYIYLAT; translated from the coding sequence TGTAAGTGGACCTGAGACTAGAGGGTTTCAAAGCTCTGAAACTTTTCTTGCTTTGCAACCAGGTGATTATTCTGTAGAAGTTAGGGATGCGACTTTCGCTAACGTTTCTGCGAATATTACGGTTACCGGCAATTATGTTCTTCCTACTTTAAATGTCAATATTACCAACCCCTCTTGTTCCGGTAGTTCAAATGGTCAGGTCATACTTACAGGAAGTAATGGCAATCATATCACTACTTCGGCTTTTCCAACCTATAAATACCGTATTGTAGATTTAAGTACCAGCCCGCAAACCGTACTTCAAGAGCAAAATTCAGATACTTTTACAGGACTCTCTGAAGGCACTTATACTTTTCAAATTGAAGATGACTGCCAAAATACGGTTAGCGAAACAATAACTCTAACAGCTCCTTCTATCACTACATTAAACAGTGCAATTAATTTTATTGAAAAAGCAGCTTGTGATACTTATGAAGTGGAATATGCACCATTTGGTCGGGGAGTATCACCTCATCAAATTACGGTTACCGAAGATGCAACAGGTACTGTATTTTTTTCAAGTTCAATAGATACTAGCAATGGGCTTTCTTATAGTCTTGGTACTAACTATAATTTTGGAAACGGTTATACAGCAAACATAGTCGATGCTTGCGGTCAAACTGAAACTAAGAACTTTACCTATACACCCGATATTGATATGTGGAGTCAGAAAGCATATGATTGCTCTGGCGAAACTGCGTTCTTTGTATTCGCCTCATTGACGAATTCGAGTTCTCAGGAAAAAAGTATATTAGTGCCGGCGACTCTTACGCTAACCAACCAAACAGATGCAGGCGATGTGCTTGTATATACCTTTACAGACCCTAACGACCTTGAAGCAGAAATTCGTGAAGCCGATATTCAACTTGGTAGTACATATGATGCTATTTTACAGGATAGTTGTTCATATACCATGAATACCGCTCTAACATTTACACCAGTTCCAGTAACTACATTTGAAGCGAATGTACGACCAGAACGCGGGTGCATGGACGGTACTACAGGTATGGGTTTTCATGTAAGAAACGGTGGAACCAATTATGGAAGGGTTACGATATTATCGGGTCCCGCAAGCTTTACATCTGAAGGTGGTGTTGTTACCAACTACAGCTATCCGAGAGTATTTGTGAATCCTACTGGAAGTTCTGTTTATCCAGAAGCTTTTCCTCCGGGAATATATGAAGCTGAAATTACAGATGGTTGTGAGTCTGGTATTGAAACTTTTGAAATTTTACCTTCACAGACAGTTCAACATGATTTTAGCTTAGATTTTTTACAAGGTTGCGGTAATTCAAACGCTCTAATTATCAATCCTAACGTTATCAGTAACATCAACAATACGTTCTATACCAATGTTACTATAACTAATTTAGATACGGGCAACTCGGTGTTTCGGGAGAGTATATTCTTTTTTACAGAAGGAACTCCGGTTACGGTACCTAATCTACCAGCAGGTAACTATCAATTGAATCTTGAATTTCAGAGCGGCGGTGAATGTACTTCTGGTCGTGCTTTTACATGTGCTTGCGAGCCCCAAACAAGAAATATAACTATACCTACATACGTATCTACTTCGTTTGACAATATTGTCGGTTACCTATGTACAGAAGGGTCGGGCGTTATTTTTGCAGAAGGGTCTAACGGTATTGCACCTTATCAATATGAAATAATAGATTCATCGGTTCCATCAAATATAGGACGTACTTCAACTGATGGTATTTTTACTGCAACAGATGAAGGCACTTACACCGTGAGAATAAGCGATAGTTGTGGCAACTCAGCTGATGGCGCTTTCGAAGTGGTTCCTTATTTACCTAATCTAGTTGCCAACTGCGAAGCTTTAGGTACACGTGTTACATTAACAGCCAACCCGGTTACCAATGCTATCTTCACCTGGATCGATGATTCTGGCAATATGGTTCAACAAGGTACTAGTAACGAGCTTGTTTTTGACCCTTTTGATGCTTCCCAAGGCGGAGAGTACATCTTGCAAGTTGAAGCCCCGGGCTTAAATTGTACTATTTTCGATGGTAACATTACCGTACCGGATATACCTTGCAGCTCTAGCATTGATGTAAGTAAAACTGTTGAAACCGGTCCAATCTATAATGTTGGTAATGATACGTATACCGTAACCTATAGGATTACTGCAGAGAATACTGGTGGATTAACCGGTTCTTATGATGTTACTGACACCTTCGTTTTAGGAACAGGATTCTCATTAAATTCGGCTACTTTGGCTTATGGCGGAGAAAGTGATGGCGTAGATGGTAGCATTTTAACTCCTTTTATTAGTGGAGATCAAATTATAACTTCTGAATCATTAACTGGACTTCGAACGGAAAGCTGGTTAGTAACGGCAATATTTACTTTAGATAAAGATTTATATGACCCTACCCAAAATTGTACTAATGGTGGTGGTCTTGGAAATCAAATTACCGTAACAGGTGATACCGATACCACCAATAACACAGCTTGTGTAACTGTTGATTTTGGAAATCTGGAAATTACGAAAGACGGAGTATATGTTGATACGGACGCGAACGGTCTTACCAATATCGGTGATGAAGTTGACTATACTTTTATTGTAACCAACACTGGTAATGTTGCTGTTTCAAATATTATTGTAACGGACACATTAATTGGTGGTGTTATTTCTGGACCACCTTCTGGAGATACCGATTCTGACGGACAATTAGACACTACAGAAACTTGGACGTATAGTGCTACCTACAGCATATCCCAAACTAACATAGATGATAATCAAGTAAATAATTTGGCGTCGGTTACTGGTGAAGACCCCGATTCCAACTCCATTACAGAAACATCTACAGATCCAACACCTTGCTCTTCATGTACCCCAGACCCCTTGTGTGAAAATTGTACCTTAACAGAGTTACCTAGAAACCCAAGTTTTACAATAAACGATTCATCTACGGTTGAAGGAACAAATAATGTCTTTACAATTACCACAACTAGTAGCATAAGTCAAGACATCACTTTTAATTTAGCGTATACCAATATTTCTACTACGGGTACTGATTATAGTGGTCCAAGTATGATTACACTTTTAGCCAATACCACTTCAGTCTCTTTCAATGTTACTGCAGTAGATGACAATCTAATTGAGCCTAACGAAACATTTGAAGTACAAATATCCAATGCCTCAAGTAGCGACATTAACATTACCGACGACACCGGTTTGGGTGAGATTTTAGATAACGATGACACCGCAGGTACAGGTATTTCATTTGAGAACGACAATATTACCGTAGACGAGTCTGCAGGTACAGCAACCGTAAACGTGTTACTTACAGGTAACGTCCCGGGCGGGTTTACTTTAGATTTCACGACAACCAATAATTCTGCTATTGCCCCAGAAGATTATACTACAAGTACAGGGCAGTTGACATTTACAGGTACCAATAGCGAAACGCAACCCATCACTATTTCAATTATAGACGATAACCTTATTGAGGCTTTGGAAAATCTAACGGTTGATCTTTCTAATCTGTCTACATCATTAATTTCCATTAATGATAACCAGGCTACGGTAAACATTATAGATAACGATGCAGACCCATCATTATATGGCGTTCAGTTTGATACTACTTCTGTTGAGGTAAATGAAGATGCCGGTACGGTTACTTTAAATGTAGTTCTAAATACGGATGTACAAGATGAGTTTACGGTTGAATACTACACTGTTGATGGTTCTGCCAATGATAGTATGGATTATACAGGTGTACCTCGTAATACACAGACATTGACATTTGGTGGTACAAACCCAAATACGCAACCAATAGTTATCCCTATTATAGATGATATAATTATTGAAGACCCGGAGACTTACAATGTGATTCTTGAGAATATATCTAGTCCGATCGTAGGTATTCTATCGGATAATACTGCTACGGTAACCATTATTGATAATGACGGTGATGAAGGTTGGCCTACTGATGAAACCATTGAAGCCTGTAATACTATTCCAGATGCATTCGTAATCACTTCTGATAGCACTTGTGCCATAACAGTTGATTATGATGAATTAGTGGAAGGGCAAGATGATGAGTGTGCTACGGAATATACGATTACCAGAACATGGACGATCACTGATTGTGTAGGCAATAGTCGCACGCACACTCAGGTAATTACCATTGAAGATACCATTGCACCGACTTTCAATGAGACATTACCTCAGGATATGACCGTAGAATGTAATATGGTGCCAGAAACTGAAACATTGACCGCGACAGATTCTTGTGAGCCAAACATCGAGGTAACATTTGAAGAAACGATTACCAATGAAGAAAACTGTGTTACCGGATATACCGTTACCAGAACTTGGACAGCTACCGATTGTGCCGGCAATGAAACAGAACATACGCAAATAATAACTGTAGCACCTAGAGAACCGATTACCAGTCTGCCGTATGAAGAAGAAATTACCATTATTTGTGGTGATGATATTCCTGAAGCTCCAGAAATGATCTTTATTGGTGGCTGTGGTAATTTTGAGGTTGTTTACAATGAAGAAACACAGACCACAGAAGATTCTGATGATTATTTGATCATTAGAACTTGGAACGTAACCGATTCTTGTGGAAATACCGCTTCTTTTGAACAAATCATATTTGTGCTACAACCTCAACTACAAGAGATTACAATTAACATCTGTATTGAAGAAGAGCCTATAGATCTATTGAACTATCTGCCAGAAGGTTTTGACAGCAACGGTACATTCATGATCTTAGAAGGTGATGTAGTTTTAGAAGGAAACTATTTTGACCCAATGGATCACGAGCTTGGTGAATATAAAATAGCCTACAGTTCAACTGAAGGCATATGTAAATATTATGTAGATTTCACCATCATTGTCGATACCGAATGTGTACCATGTAATAGAGGCGATATTGAAATTTCTAGAGCGGTTACCGCAAATGGTGACAGTATAAATGACTTCTTTGAAATAAAAGTAGTCGAGAATTGTGCCTTGAGTTTTGATGTTATGATTTTCAACCGATGGGGCGTAAAGATTTTTGAAGTTAAAGATTACCAAAACGACTGGGGCGGTGAATCTCCCAATGGTTCTTTTGGCAAATCTGAAATACTACCTACAGGAACTTATTACTATATTATAAACGCTACAGATAAAAGTACAGATACAAAACTAGAACCATTTAGCGGATACATCTATTTAGCTACGTAA
- a CDS encoding PorP/SprF family type IX secretion system membrane protein, with amino-acid sequence MKKANLLLAILLLSGAFVSAQQLPQFTQYMYNTISVNPAYAGSRETLNATILHRNQWAGLEGNPRTSTLSIHSPMKNERVGIGVSYINDKLGFESTNYFYGDFSYTVPVSPQVKMRFGLKGGFTSYNLENPDPNDQFFNANFNSINPNFGAGFYIGSNRWYAGISSPRILNTDLNDGEFEAIERNSYYAIGGMVFDLSETTKFKPTVITKFTNGAPATYDFTINFLFNEKFWIGTSYRVNDASNFGAMMDYQVSRDFRVGYAYDLPTSAVRPYTGGTHEIILIYELFKKVLGPVKSPRYF; translated from the coding sequence ATGAAAAAAGCTAATCTACTTTTAGCCATTCTACTTTTATCAGGTGCTTTTGTAAGCGCACAGCAGTTACCACAGTTTACACAGTATATGTACAACACAATTTCTGTAAACCCAGCTTATGCGGGTAGTAGAGAAACATTGAATGCAACAATTTTACATAGAAACCAATGGGCAGGTTTAGAAGGTAACCCAAGAACCAGTACGCTATCTATTCATTCCCCAATGAAAAACGAACGAGTAGGTATTGGTGTATCTTATATCAATGATAAATTAGGTTTTGAAAGTACCAACTATTTTTATGGAGACTTCTCTTACACCGTTCCTGTTAGTCCGCAAGTAAAAATGCGTTTCGGACTTAAAGGTGGTTTTACAAGTTATAACCTAGAAAACCCTGATCCTAACGATCAGTTCTTCAATGCTAACTTTAATAGTATCAATCCCAATTTTGGAGCTGGTTTTTACATTGGCTCTAACAGATGGTACGCTGGTATATCCTCACCAAGAATACTGAATACAGATTTAAACGATGGTGAATTTGAAGCTATAGAGCGTAATAGCTACTACGCTATTGGTGGTATGGTATTCGACCTTTCTGAAACAACAAAGTTTAAACCCACCGTTATTACAAAATTCACTAATGGTGCACCGGCAACATATGACTTTACCATAAACTTTTTATTCAATGAAAAGTTTTGGATCGGTACTTCTTACCGTGTAAACGATGCATCTAATTTTGGTGCTATGATGGACTACCAAGTGTCTAGGGATTTTAGAGTTGGTTACGCTTACGATCTGCCTACCTCAGCTGTAAGACCTTACACTGGCGGTACGCATGAAATTATATTGATCTATGAACTTTTCAAAAAGGTTTTAGGTCCTGTTAAGTCTCCTAGGTACTTCTAA
- a CDS encoding OmpA family protein, which produces MKNNKNFVLLILLLLVGHFSIAQIASQKKADYYFSKFSYSLAIPEYERMVETDFNAEYAHQQLAECYLLIRNYKKSIPHFSAVINNATLPTDYYFKYAMALYANGDLEESEAWLKKYKKYNKNDSRVKRFLKDGNLASVVFNSRQRYEVEPVAFNSTESDFGVYRFMGNLYFSSSRRDVVTGESYGWNDEPWLDLFAVQEDNHMSEPIRVKGDINTKFHESSVAFSTDYKNDTIMYFTRNNFYDKKEGYGASNEINLKIYTAKFIDDEWVENSNLRINSDYFSTGHPSVNLARTRIYFASDRPGGYGGTDIYYAEIHERGGVQEPVNAGPIVNTEGNEMFPFINEEGKLFFSSDGHVGFGQLDVFSTISNEDDEVIDIINLGTPINSSSDDFAYYGLPNGLDGYVSSNREGGVGSDDIYKFKFTPSLDVEGYVVDGVNNQMLDSVQIKLFDQVTNTLVAQTTTDENGYYRFPVNRKTNYMIEAVRKTHPHKNVFFNTSKTPIAQKIMRQDIVLEPVLDLKLLADLNKIYFDFNKSDIRPDAARELDKVVRVMNNTYPDMIIKLEAHTDPVGSHNYNDNLSEKRAKSTYEYLIANGVSEDRIVSYKGFGKRMPINHCTSKQDCSPEELELNRRTEFPILQIKKGVLAAK; this is translated from the coding sequence ATGAAAAACAATAAAAACTTCGTGCTATTGATACTACTCTTGCTAGTAGGTCATTTCTCGATAGCACAAATTGCGTCACAAAAAAAAGCAGATTACTATTTCAGTAAATTCTCATATTCATTAGCTATTCCAGAATATGAAAGAATGGTTGAAACAGATTTTAATGCAGAATACGCACACCAACAATTAGCAGAGTGTTATTTACTAATACGTAATTACAAAAAGTCTATTCCGCATTTTAGTGCTGTTATAAATAATGCAACTTTACCAACAGATTACTACTTTAAATATGCCATGGCGTTATATGCCAACGGAGATTTAGAAGAGTCTGAAGCTTGGTTAAAAAAATATAAGAAATACAATAAGAACGATTCTCGTGTTAAACGTTTTTTAAAAGATGGTAATTTAGCTTCTGTTGTATTTAATAGTAGACAACGTTACGAAGTGGAACCTGTTGCCTTCAATTCTACTGAAAGTGATTTTGGAGTATATAGATTTATGGGAAACCTGTACTTCAGTTCTTCAAGAAGAGATGTCGTTACTGGTGAAAGTTACGGTTGGAACGATGAACCTTGGTTAGATCTTTTTGCCGTTCAAGAAGATAACCACATGTCTGAACCTATACGTGTAAAAGGAGATATCAACACAAAATTTCATGAAAGCTCCGTAGCATTTTCTACCGATTACAAGAATGATACGATCATGTACTTTACCCGAAATAATTTCTACGATAAAAAAGAGGGTTACGGTGCATCCAATGAAATAAATCTAAAAATATATACCGCAAAATTTATTGACGATGAATGGGTTGAGAACAGTAACCTTAGAATAAATAGTGATTATTTTTCTACGGGACACCCGTCTGTAAATCTTGCTAGAACACGTATTTATTTTGCTTCTGACAGACCTGGTGGTTATGGTGGTACCGATATTTACTATGCTGAAATTCATGAGCGTGGTGGTGTGCAAGAACCTGTTAATGCAGGACCTATTGTTAATACGGAAGGCAACGAAATGTTTCCGTTTATTAACGAAGAAGGAAAATTATTCTTTAGCTCTGATGGTCATGTAGGTTTTGGTCAATTAGATGTTTTCTCTACTATATCTAACGAAGATGACGAGGTTATAGACATTATCAACTTAGGTACGCCAATAAATAGTTCTAGTGATGATTTTGCTTATTACGGTTTACCTAACGGATTAGATGGCTACGTAAGTTCTAATCGAGAAGGTGGTGTTGGCAGTGATGACATTTACAAGTTTAAATTTACACCGTCCTTAGATGTTGAAGGTTATGTTGTAGATGGTGTAAACAATCAAATGTTAGATAGTGTTCAAATAAAATTATTTGATCAGGTAACCAATACCTTGGTTGCACAAACTACTACAGATGAAAATGGATATTATAGATTTCCAGTTAACAGAAAAACAAATTATATGATAGAGGCGGTTAGAAAAACCCACCCGCATAAAAACGTTTTCTTTAACACATCAAAAACTCCAATAGCTCAAAAAATAATGAGACAAGACATTGTGCTTGAACCTGTTCTAGACCTTAAACTATTAGCCGATCTAAATAAAATATACTTCGATTTTAATAAAAGTGATATTAGACCAGATGCTGCAAGAGAGTTGGATAAGGTGGTACGTGTTATGAACAACACCTACCCAGATATGATTATTAAACTTGAGGCACACACCGACCCTGTAGGTAGTCATAACTACAATGACAACTTATCTGAAAAAAGGGCAAAATCTACTTATGAGTACCTGATTGCAAACGGAGTCTCTGAAGACAGAATTGTTTCTTACAAAGGCTTTGGTAAACGTATGCCAATAAATCATTGTACCAGTAAACAAGATTGTTCACCAGAAGAATTGGAGCTAAACAGAAGAACGGAATTCCCAATACTACAGATTAAAAAAGGTGTCTTGGCAGCTAAATAA
- a CDS encoding ClpP family protease → MSAKKGKIQEAIDEKMLEERKVFLWGMVDDDSAKHVIDRLLYLDMQNNKEIQLYINSPGGYVTSGFAMYDTIKALKSPVSTICTGLAASMGSILLSVGKKGRRFIQPHAQVMIHQPSGGARGQASNIEIQAREIIKTKELSAQILADNCGQDFDKVLKDFDRDYWMNAEESIKYGIVDGIME, encoded by the coding sequence ATGAGTGCTAAAAAAGGAAAAATTCAGGAAGCCATAGATGAAAAAATGCTGGAGGAAAGAAAAGTCTTTCTATGGGGTATGGTTGATGACGATTCTGCAAAACATGTAATTGACAGGTTGTTATATCTAGATATGCAGAACAATAAAGAAATACAACTATATATTAATAGTCCGGGTGGTTATGTTACTTCTGGTTTTGCAATGTATGATACTATAAAAGCTTTAAAGAGTCCGGTTTCTACAATCTGTACAGGTTTGGCGGCATCAATGGGTTCTATTTTATTATCAGTTGGTAAAAAAGGTAGAAGATTTATTCAGCCACATGCACAGGTAATGATTCACCAACCAAGTGGTGGCGCAAGAGGTCAGGCTTCTAATATTGAAATACAGGCTAGAGAAATTATTAAGACCAAAGAGTTAAGTGCACAAATCTTAGCAGATAATTGTGGTCAAGATTTTGACAAAGTTTTAAAAGATTTCGATAGAGATTATTGGATGAATGCAGAAGAGTCTATTAAATATGGTATCGTAGACGGTATTATGGAATAG
- a CDS encoding mechanosensitive ion channel family protein, translating to METVDKWKDLTFDSLSNIFKDIASALPGIFGAFIVIIFGWIIIKVVTFILRRIFKAIKLDKASEKINEAKLFGDADIKIDLPKIIVTFIKVLLWLVFIIVASDIMGLTIISTEIANLLRYLPILLSAMIIFMIGLFLAKTIKETIVKVFDSIGLGGGKLLGNVLFYLIIIFVSITALNQAGIDTQIITNNFTIVLGAFLLAIALALGLGSREIVGDLLRTFYSRKIYEVGDKVKIGDLQGTVIGIDNISMILKTKTGKVVIPIKKVVEKTVTVEEQS from the coding sequence ATGGAAACAGTTGATAAGTGGAAAGACCTCACCTTCGATTCTTTAAGCAATATATTCAAGGATATTGCTTCTGCATTGCCAGGTATATTTGGGGCATTTATCGTAATTATTTTTGGGTGGATAATCATTAAGGTGGTCACCTTCATATTAAGACGAATATTTAAAGCGATCAAATTAGATAAAGCTTCTGAAAAAATTAATGAAGCAAAATTATTTGGAGATGCCGATATCAAAATAGACTTACCTAAAATAATCGTCACTTTTATAAAGGTTCTTTTATGGTTGGTATTTATAATTGTTGCTTCAGATATTATGGGCTTAACCATTATATCTACCGAAATTGCTAACCTTTTAAGGTACTTACCTATATTGTTATCAGCAATGATCATTTTTATGATCGGTCTGTTTTTAGCCAAAACTATAAAAGAAACCATAGTTAAGGTATTTGACTCCATTGGTTTAGGTGGTGGTAAGCTTTTAGGTAACGTGTTATTTTACCTAATTATCATATTTGTAAGTATCACGGCATTAAACCAAGCGGGTATAGATACACAAATAATCACCAATAACTTTACGATCGTACTAGGTGCATTTTTATTGGCTATAGCATTGGCATTAGGTTTAGGATCAAGAGAAATTGTAGGTGATTTGCTAAGAACCTTTTACTCAAGAAAGATTTATGAGGTAGGGGACAAGGTGAAAATTGGAGATTTACAAGGTACGGTAATAGGTATCGACAATATTTCAATGATATTAAAAACGAAAACCGGTAAAGTAGTTATCCCAATTAAAAAGGTGGTAGAGAAAACAGTTACCGTAGAAGAACAATCCTAA